A part of Rhodamnia argentea isolate NSW1041297 chromosome 8, ASM2092103v1, whole genome shotgun sequence genomic DNA contains:
- the LOC115737862 gene encoding telomere repeat-binding factor 4-like → MGNQKLKWTKEEEEALLAGIAKHGPGKWKNILKDPEFAPALVNRSNIDLKDKWRNLSVGNSGQGSRDKQRLPKVKGVMAAPQSSTPSSVPLTPQAHTAPTDVSMVNSSNSFQDGKNYSLPNMLIFEALSSTKGSFGSDIGAIVSYIEQRQEVLPNFRRLLSSKLRRLVSQGKLEKVQNYYRISLQAPLGTKTPVQEQKDVRSLPSKQLALSSHETLKEVAMAAAYNVVEAENKSFLAAEAVKEAERVSKMADDAVMTLQLVQEIYEQCLQGEIFLMA, encoded by the exons ATGGGGAACCAGAAGCTGAAGTGgacgaaggaggaagaggaggcgCTCCTCGCCGGAATCGCCAAGCACGGCCCCGGGAAGTGGAAGAACATCCTCAAAGACCCCGAATTCGCTCCTGCCCTCGTCAACCGCTCCAACATCGACCTCAAG GACAAGTGGCGTAACTTGAGCGTCGGTAATTCCGGACAAGGTTCTAGAGATAAACAAAGGCTGCCAAAAGTTAAAGGTGTGATGGCCGCTCCACAGTCCAGTACTCCAAGTTCTGTGCCTCTAACTCCACAAGCTCATACTGCACCTACTGATGTTTCCATGGTCAATTCTTCAAATAGCTTTCAAGACGGCAAGAATTATTCACT GCCCAACATGCTAATCTTTGAAGCACTTTCATCCACGAAAGGTTCCTTTGGATCTGATATTGGTGCCATTGTTAGCTACATTGAG CAAAGGCAAGAGGTGCTGCCAAATTTTAGACGATTACTGAGTTCAAAATTGAGAAGGCTTGTTTCTCAAGGCAAACTCGAAAAG GTGCAGAATTATTATAGGATCAGTCTACAAGCTCCTCTAGGAACAAAAACACCGGTACAAGAGCAGAAGGATGTTCGGTCCCTGCCGTCAAAGCAGTTGGCATTGTCAAGTCATGAGACACTGAAAGAGGTGGCAATGGCTGCTGCCTACAATGTTGTTGAAGCAGAGAACAAATCGTTTTTGGCAGCTGAGGCTGTTAAGGAGGCTGAACGAGTCTCAAAAATGGCAGATGACGCAGTTATGACGCTACAGCTAGTACAAGAGATCTACGAACAAT GTTTGCAAGGTGAAATTTTTCTCATGGCATAA
- the LOC115737863 gene encoding 60S ribosomal protein L18a-like protein isoform X1: MDEKLLANGGDKPKGHYTLTNDVEDLQLGMYDKPLPYFGWGIGWFCVLVGFIFPIMWYFATILYFCNYYQRDPRERAGLAASAIAALICTAAVVIALAVILL; the protein is encoded by the exons ATGGACGAAA AGCTTTTAGCTAATGGAGGAGACAAGCCAAAAGGCCACTATACCCTTACTAATGACGTGGAAGACCTCCAGTTGGGAATGTATGATAAACCTCTTCCTTATTTTGGCTGGGGAATTGGATGGTTTTG CGTACTTGTCGGATTCATTTTTCCTATTATGTGGTACTTTGCAACAATACTGTACTTCTGCAACTACTACCAAAGAGATCCTAGAGAGCGGGCTGGACTTGCTGCTTCGGCAATAGCT GCACTGATATGTACAGCTGCGGTGGTGATTGCTCTTGCTGTAATATTGTTGTAG